The Streptococcus pluranimalium genome contains a region encoding:
- a CDS encoding YoaK family protein, with protein MFRQKSYYSYESMLCAFLVTFISGFINAFTYLTQGGRFAGVQTGNLLMMGVRLAEGHLLEAIKFLIPIIIFMIGQIMTYFIKSWVLKNRFHWHLFASLILTGLCLIAVLGLKLFHPYVIVSILALFMSLQVDSFKSIRGTPFATVMMTGNIKNAAYYWVKGFIEKDTKVRKDGRNILFILVTFSLGAMCSTFLSIRLGELSLIFSLIPLFFLNVYMMLGVKNGPQYNSRNIFKKL; from the coding sequence ATGTTTCGACAGAAATCTTATTATAGTTATGAAAGCATGTTATGTGCTTTTTTGGTGACCTTTATTAGTGGATTTATCAATGCTTTTACCTATTTGACTCAGGGTGGTCGTTTTGCTGGTGTTCAAACTGGTAATCTCTTGATGATGGGGGTTAGGCTGGCTGAAGGGCATTTGCTTGAGGCTATTAAGTTTTTAATTCCTATTATTATTTTTATGATTGGCCAGATTATGACTTATTTTATTAAATCTTGGGTTCTTAAAAATCGTTTTCATTGGCACTTGTTTGCCAGCTTGATATTGACAGGTTTGTGCCTGATTGCTGTATTAGGATTGAAGCTATTTCATCCTTATGTTATTGTTAGCATTTTAGCACTCTTTATGTCATTGCAGGTTGATAGTTTTAAGTCTATTCGGGGGACGCCTTTTGCAACTGTGATGATGACTGGTAATATCAAGAATGCTGCTTATTACTGGGTCAAGGGTTTTATCGAGAAGGATACAAAAGTTAGAAAAGATGGGCGTAATATTTTGTTTATCCTTGTGACTTTTTCGTTAGGTGCTATGTGTTCAACATTCCTGAGTATTCGATTAGGAGAATTATCGTTAATTTTTAGTTTGATTCCTCTATTCTTCTTAAATGTTTATATGATGCTAGGTGTTAAAAATGGTCCGCAATATAACTCTAGGAATATTTTCAAGAAATTATAA
- the lctO gene encoding L-lactate oxidase, protein MDFKTSKAEGTVDFVNVFDLEKMAQQVIPKGAFGYIASGAGDTFTLHENIRSFNHKLIVPHTLKGVENPDTSVTFDGDQLTSPIIMAPVAAHKLANEQGEVASAKGVGEFGTIYTTSSYSSTDLPEITQALNGSPQWFQFYFSKDDGINRHIMDRVKEQGAKAIVLTADATVGGNREVDKRNGFTFPCNMPIVQEYLPEGIGKSMDFVYKSAKQALSPKDVEFIAQYSGLPVYVKGPQSAEDAFRALDAGASGIWVTNHGGRQLDGGPASFDSLQEVAEAVDKRVPIIFDSGVRRGQHVFKALASGADLVALGRPVIYGLAMGGSVGTRQVFEKINDELKMVMQLAGTQTIEDVRHFKLRHNPYDSSIPFSQNELKLD, encoded by the coding sequence ATGGATTTTAAAACAAGTAAAGCCGAAGGAACTGTAGATTTTGTTAATGTGTTTGATTTGGAAAAAATGGCTCAACAAGTCATTCCAAAAGGCGCATTTGGTTATATAGCTAGTGGTGCAGGAGATACCTTTACTCTCCACGAAAACATTCGTTCGTTTAACCATAAACTTATTGTGCCTCATACTCTAAAAGGTGTTGAAAATCCTGATACTAGTGTCACATTTGATGGGGATCAATTGACGTCACCTATTATTATGGCACCTGTGGCAGCTCATAAGTTGGCTAATGAACAAGGGGAAGTTGCGAGTGCTAAAGGTGTTGGTGAATTTGGAACAATTTACACGACAAGTTCTTATTCTTCAACTGATCTTCCAGAGATTACGCAAGCTTTGAATGGTAGCCCTCAGTGGTTCCAATTCTATTTCAGTAAAGATGATGGTATTAACCGTCATATTATGGATCGTGTTAAAGAGCAGGGTGCTAAGGCGATTGTCTTAACTGCTGATGCAACCGTTGGAGGAAACCGTGAAGTGGATAAACGCAATGGCTTCACATTCCCATGTAATATGCCGATTGTTCAAGAATATCTTCCAGAAGGTATTGGTAAATCTATGGATTTTGTTTACAAATCAGCTAAACAAGCTCTTTCTCCAAAGGATGTGGAATTCATCGCACAGTATTCTGGTCTTCCTGTTTATGTTAAGGGTCCGCAAAGTGCAGAGGATGCTTTTAGAGCCTTGGATGCAGGTGCATCAGGTATTTGGGTAACCAACCATGGTGGTCGTCAATTGGATGGGGGGCCAGCATCATTTGATTCCCTTCAAGAGGTTGCAGAGGCTGTGGATAAACGTGTTCCAATTATCTTTGACTCAGGTGTGCGTCGTGGACAACATGTCTTCAAAGCTCTTGCTTCAGGAGCTGATCTGGTAGCCCTTGGTCGTCCGGTCATCTATGGTCTTGCCATGGGGGGAAGTGTTGGTACTCGCCAAGTCTTTGAGAAGATTAATGATGAACTTAAGATGGTCATGCAATTAGCTGGTACACAAACGATTGAAGATGTTCGTCATTTCAAACTTCGTCACAATCCTTATGATTCATCTATTCCATTCAGTCAAAATGAATTGAAATTGGATTAA
- a CDS encoding exodeoxyribonuclease III: MKLISWNIDSLNAALTSDSSRALLSRAVIDILVNEDADIIAIQETKLSSKGPTKKHLEILLEYFPNYVNVWRSSEEPARKGYAGTMFLYKKELNPIVTFPTIDAPTTMDLEGRMITLEFDDFFVTQVYTPNAGDGLKRLDDRQIWDAKYASYLAELDKQKPVLATGDYNVAHKEIDLANPNSNRRSPGFTDEERQGFTNLLNHGFTDTFRHIHGDIPNVYSWWAQRSKTSKINNTGWRIDYWLTSDRIADKVTKSEMISSGERQDHTPIILEIDL; the protein is encoded by the coding sequence ATGAAACTCATTTCTTGGAATATCGATTCCCTAAACGCTGCCTTAACTAGCGACTCTTCCCGTGCCCTTTTATCACGAGCTGTTATTGACATCTTGGTCAATGAAGATGCAGATATCATTGCCATTCAAGAAACCAAATTATCATCTAAAGGACCAACGAAAAAACATTTAGAAATACTACTTGAGTACTTCCCTAACTATGTCAATGTCTGGCGCTCTTCTGAAGAACCTGCCAGAAAAGGTTACGCTGGTACAATGTTTCTCTATAAAAAAGAACTTAACCCCATTGTAACTTTCCCGACAATCGATGCACCAACAACAATGGATCTCGAAGGTCGCATGATTACCCTTGAATTTGATGATTTTTTTGTAACACAAGTCTATACGCCAAATGCTGGAGACGGCTTAAAACGTCTTGATGATAGACAAATTTGGGATGCAAAATATGCCAGCTATCTCGCTGAGCTTGACAAACAAAAACCAGTCCTTGCAACAGGAGACTACAATGTCGCTCACAAAGAAATTGACCTAGCTAATCCAAACTCTAACCGTCGCTCTCCTGGCTTTACCGATGAAGAACGACAAGGCTTCACAAATCTCTTAAACCATGGATTTACCGACACTTTCCGCCATATCCATGGTGATATCCCCAACGTATACAGCTGGTGGGCGCAGAGAAGTAAAACAAGTAAAATCAATAATACTGGATGGAGAATTGATTATTGGTTAACATCAGATCGAATCGCCGATAAAGTAACGAAATCAGAAATGATTTCTTCAGGAGAACGTCAAGATCATACTCCCATCATTCTAGAAATTGATTTGTAA
- a CDS encoding alpha/beta fold hydrolase has translation MREYTIRGTNHKIRYNDFPGALTPIIFIHGLGCAGSFDYVEVISHMQSKHRIILIDLLGAGYSDKPLSFDYTIDSHVKYLKEFVDDLNLEEIIVFGHSLGGAVAIELCHLLKNRIKALILSESNLDPSSHNSASFEIANLSENNFDKIFERKLTDYETLGNTMWVATLKNWLPKAALEISKNAVQGGKISWRQLLYQFEFPKYFIFGEESLPDADLKKLKEHDVTIEIVSHAGHSMAWENPAGLAQAIKKCL, from the coding sequence ATGAGAGAATATACCATTAGAGGAACAAATCATAAAATTCGATACAACGATTTTCCGGGTGCACTAACACCTATTATCTTTATACATGGATTAGGATGTGCAGGCTCCTTTGATTATGTAGAAGTAATCTCCCACATGCAGTCTAAACACCGAATCATTTTAATTGATTTATTGGGTGCAGGTTACAGTGATAAACCATTATCTTTTGACTATACGATTGATTCACATGTTAAATACCTAAAAGAATTTGTTGACGATCTTAATTTGGAAGAAATCATTGTGTTTGGACATAGTCTAGGTGGGGCTGTCGCAATAGAATTATGCCATTTATTAAAAAACCGAATCAAAGCTCTCATACTCAGTGAATCTAATTTAGATCCAAGCAGTCACAACTCAGCAAGTTTTGAAATTGCTAATTTAAGTGAAAACAATTTTGATAAAATATTTGAAAGAAAACTTACAGATTATGAAACATTAGGAAATACAATGTGGGTAGCTACTTTAAAAAATTGGTTACCAAAAGCTGCTTTGGAAATTTCTAAAAATGCCGTCCAGGGTGGAAAAATATCATGGAGACAGCTTCTATATCAATTCGAATTTCCTAAATATTTCATTTTCGGGGAGGAATCACTGCCTGATGCAGATTTAAAAAAACTAAAAGAACATGATGTGACAATTGAAATTGTTTCGCATGCCGGACATTCAATGGCTTGGGAAAACCCTGCAGGTCTTGCACAAGCTATCAAAAAATGCTTATAA
- a CDS encoding HD domain-containing protein — MTQQTIIREAEVFVKSILGDDSSGHDWWHIDRVRNLALRIAREENANLFICELAALLHDIADDKLNESDYLGVKRVSDWLSDNDVSESEKSSVLDIILNMSFKAGLNKDKVLSLEGQIVQDADRLDAIGAIGISRTMAYAGSKGNLIHVPGTKIRKEMTLEEYRQQESTAIAHFYEKLLLLKDSMNTATAKSLAENRHSFMETFLNEFYAEWDGTL; from the coding sequence ATGACTCAACAAACTATTATTCGGGAGGCAGAGGTATTTGTCAAATCAATATTAGGTGACGATTCTTCTGGACATGACTGGTGGCATATTGATCGTGTTAGAAATTTAGCTCTTAGGATTGCCCGTGAAGAGAATGCGAATCTTTTTATTTGTGAATTAGCAGCATTGTTGCATGATATTGCTGATGATAAATTGAATGAATCTGACTATCTTGGTGTAAAGAGAGTGTCTGATTGGTTATCTGATAATGATGTTTCAGAAAGCGAAAAATCTTCTGTACTGGACATTATTCTCAATATGTCTTTTAAAGCTGGATTGAATAAAGATAAGGTTTTGTCTTTGGAGGGGCAAATTGTTCAAGATGCAGATCGTCTGGATGCCATTGGTGCTATTGGTATTTCACGAACGATGGCTTATGCAGGTAGTAAGGGAAATTTAATCCATGTACCTGGCACTAAGATTCGCAAAGAAATGACCTTAGAGGAGTACCGCCAACAGGAATCCACAGCTATTGCTCATTTTTACGAAAAATTATTGCTCTTAAAGGATTCGATGAATACTGCCACAGCTAAATCTCTGGCAGAAAATCGGCATAGCTTTATGGAAACATTTTTAAATGAGTTTTATGCTGAATGGGATGGAACTCTGTAA
- a CDS encoding DUF1912 family protein, with amino-acid sequence MSKEEQFLKDFRDWVNTQIVINEGAMKASQQVWEEDNDERAKDAVIRYESRLDAYRFLQGKFQNFEEGKGFHDIPDDIFGKRSY; translated from the coding sequence ATGTCTAAAGAAGAACAATTTTTAAAGGATTTTAGGGACTGGGTTAATACTCAAATTGTCATAAATGAGGGTGCTATGAAGGCTAGTCAGCAGGTGTGGGAAGAAGATAATGATGAGCGAGCTAAGGATGCTGTTATTCGTTATGAGAGTCGTTTAGATGCCTATCGTTTTCTTCAAGGAAAATTTCAAAATTTTGAAGAAGGTAAAGGTTTTCATGATATTCCTGATGATATTTTTGGAAAACGTTCCTACTAA